The Ornithinimicrobium faecis genome includes a window with the following:
- a CDS encoding heme o synthase, which translates to MTTLDRSTGTTPAAVDRGWRQVVLDYIALTKPRIIELLLVTTFPVMFLAERGIPSLWLVVATLIGGTLAAASANTLNCYLDRDIDAKMHRTENRPLVTGVITPRAALIFGGVLGAIATLWLGLFVNWLSAWLGLGAIVLYIGFYTVLLKRRTSQNIVWGGVAGCMPVLIGWSAVTNSLAWPALVLFMVIFFWTPPHYWPLSMRFKEDYAAAGVPMLPVVAQDVAVARKVVIYSWATVITSLVLIPVAPMGWIYTGTALVSGVVFLVEAHRLQTKAKAGEVGNKLGAMRLFHFSISYLTLLFIGVAVDPLVFIALPAF; encoded by the coding sequence GTGACCACTCTCGACCGCTCGACAGGGACAACGCCTGCTGCTGTGGACCGCGGGTGGCGCCAGGTGGTCCTGGACTACATCGCCCTCACCAAGCCGCGCATCATCGAGCTGCTGCTGGTGACGACGTTCCCGGTCATGTTTCTCGCCGAGCGCGGCATCCCCTCGCTCTGGCTCGTGGTCGCCACGCTGATCGGCGGCACCCTGGCCGCGGCCTCGGCCAACACGCTCAACTGTTATCTCGACCGCGACATCGACGCCAAGATGCACCGCACCGAGAACCGGCCCCTGGTCACCGGCGTCATCACACCGCGTGCCGCGCTGATCTTTGGCGGCGTGCTCGGCGCGATCGCCACGCTCTGGCTCGGGCTGTTCGTCAACTGGTTGTCTGCCTGGTTGGGGCTCGGCGCCATCGTGCTCTACATCGGCTTCTACACCGTCCTGCTCAAGCGCCGCACCAGCCAGAACATCGTGTGGGGTGGCGTCGCGGGCTGCATGCCGGTGCTCATCGGCTGGTCGGCTGTCACCAACTCGCTGGCCTGGCCCGCGCTGGTGCTCTTCATGGTCATCTTCTTCTGGACGCCGCCGCACTACTGGCCGCTGTCCATGCGGTTCAAGGAGGACTATGCAGCAGCCGGCGTGCCGATGCTGCCGGTGGTCGCGCAGGACGTCGCGGTCGCGCGCAAGGTCGTCATCTATTCGTGGGCCACGGTCATCACCTCGTTGGTGTTGATCCCTGTGGCGCCGATGGGGTGGATCTACACCGGCACGGCCCTGGTCTCCGGTGTCGTCTTCCTGGTCGAGGCGCACCGCCTGCAGACCAAGGCCAAGGCGGGCGAGGTCGGCAACAAACTGGGCGCCATGCGGTTGTTCCACTTCTCCATCAGCTATCTGACGCTGCTCTTCATCGGCGTGGCCGTCGACCCGTTGGTCTTCATCGCGCTCCCCGCATTTTGA
- the tkt gene encoding transketolase: MNETTKDTPQRDASLTAPVASEVGWTDLDVRAVDTARLLAADAVQKVGNGHPGTAMSLAPVAYLLYQNVMKHDPSDPDWLGRDRFVLSCGHSSLTQYVQLYLNGYGLEISDLQALRTWGSLTPGHPEVHHTTGVELTTGPLGSGLATAVGMAAAQRRQRGLLDPDAAPGTSPFDHHIWVLASDGDIMEGVASEASSFAGHQELGNLTLIYDQNFISIEDDTDISFSEDVAKRYESYGWNTETIDWRAGGAYTEDVDALYAALERSKQSDKPTLVLLRTIIAWPAPTKQDTGASHGSALGDDEVAATKRLLGFDPEVSFPDDADVLGHARKVIDRGQAAHAEWDTAYNAWRDANGDRATLLDRLLAKETPAGFEDAFPTFEADEKGKATRAASGEVLNALAGVMPELWGGSADLAGSNNTTMKGEPSFVPANKSTDMFSGNEFGRTLHFGIRENGMGMILSGIALEGLTRPYGGTFLVFSDYMRPAVRLASIQQLPVVYVWTHDSIGLGEDGPTHQPVEHLAALRAIPGLDVIRPADANETSVAWRTALQIHDHPMAMALTRQNVPTFDRSEFASADLTAKGGYVLVDAEGGEPDVILMGTGSEVQLAVQAREQLADQGVRARVVSMPCREWFDGQDQAYRDEVLPPAVRARVSVEAGVAQGWRELVGDAGRMISLEHFGASADYETLYREFGITAEAVAAAAQESIAAAAGNEAPARNTPSEPAEGQRTIGDVPASTQEK; encoded by the coding sequence GTGAACGAGACCACCAAGGACACCCCCCAGCGGGACGCGAGCCTCACCGCTCCCGTGGCGAGCGAGGTCGGCTGGACCGATCTCGACGTGCGCGCCGTCGACACGGCGCGCCTCCTGGCCGCCGACGCCGTCCAGAAGGTCGGCAACGGGCACCCCGGCACCGCGATGAGCCTCGCCCCGGTCGCCTACCTGCTCTATCAGAACGTCATGAAGCACGACCCGAGCGACCCGGACTGGCTGGGCCGTGACCGCTTCGTGCTGTCGTGTGGCCACTCCAGCCTGACGCAGTATGTCCAGCTCTATCTCAACGGTTACGGCCTGGAGATCAGTGACCTGCAGGCACTGCGCACCTGGGGCAGCCTGACTCCCGGCCACCCCGAGGTGCACCACACCACGGGTGTCGAGCTCACCACTGGCCCGCTGGGGTCGGGCCTGGCGACCGCCGTCGGCATGGCCGCCGCCCAGCGCCGTCAGCGCGGTCTCCTCGACCCGGACGCCGCCCCCGGCACCTCGCCCTTTGACCACCACATCTGGGTGCTGGCCTCGGACGGGGACATCATGGAGGGCGTTGCCTCTGAGGCCTCCTCGTTTGCGGGACACCAGGAGCTGGGCAACCTGACGCTCATCTACGACCAGAACTTCATCTCCATCGAGGACGACACCGACATCTCCTTCTCCGAGGACGTGGCCAAGCGCTACGAGTCCTACGGGTGGAACACCGAGACGATCGACTGGCGCGCCGGGGGTGCCTACACCGAGGACGTGGACGCTCTCTATGCCGCCCTCGAGCGCAGCAAGCAGTCGGACAAACCGACGCTCGTGCTGCTGCGCACGATCATCGCCTGGCCTGCCCCCACCAAGCAGGACACCGGTGCCTCCCACGGGTCCGCCCTGGGAGATGACGAGGTCGCCGCGACCAAGAGGCTGCTCGGTTTTGATCCCGAGGTGAGCTTCCCCGACGACGCCGATGTCCTGGGACACGCTCGCAAGGTGATTGACCGCGGACAGGCCGCTCACGCGGAGTGGGACACGGCATACAACGCTTGGCGCGACGCCAACGGCGACCGCGCCACGCTCCTGGACCGGCTGCTCGCCAAGGAGACCCCAGCGGGGTTCGAGGACGCCTTCCCGACCTTCGAGGCCGACGAGAAGGGCAAGGCGACCCGCGCTGCGTCCGGCGAGGTGCTCAACGCCCTCGCCGGTGTGATGCCCGAGCTGTGGGGCGGATCAGCCGACCTCGCCGGCTCCAACAACACCACCATGAAGGGCGAGCCGAGCTTTGTCCCGGCCAACAAGTCCACGGACATGTTCTCGGGCAACGAGTTTGGGCGCACCCTGCACTTCGGCATCCGCGAGAACGGCATGGGCATGATCCTGTCCGGCATCGCGCTGGAGGGGCTGACCCGACCCTACGGCGGGACCTTCCTGGTGTTCTCCGACTACATGCGCCCGGCCGTCCGCCTGGCCTCGATCCAGCAGCTCCCCGTCGTCTATGTCTGGACGCACGACTCCATCGGCCTGGGTGAGGACGGACCCACGCACCAGCCGGTCGAGCACCTCGCCGCGCTGCGCGCCATCCCGGGTCTGGACGTGATCCGACCGGCCGACGCCAACGAGACTTCCGTCGCGTGGCGCACGGCGCTGCAGATCCATGACCACCCGATGGCGATGGCGCTGACCCGTCAGAACGTGCCGACCTTCGACCGCTCCGAGTTTGCCTCGGCCGACCTGACGGCCAAGGGCGGCTATGTCCTGGTCGACGCCGAGGGCGGCGAGCCCGACGTGATCCTCATGGGCACCGGCTCCGAGGTGCAGCTGGCCGTCCAGGCCCGCGAGCAACTCGCCGATCAGGGTGTGCGGGCCCGCGTCGTGTCCATGCCGTGCCGGGAGTGGTTCGACGGACAGGACCAGGCCTACCGCGACGAGGTGCTGCCCCCCGCCGTGCGGGCCCGTGTCAGCGTGGAGGCCGGCGTCGCCCAGGGCTGGCGCGAGCTGGTCGGCGACGCAGGACGCATGATCAGCCTGGAGCACTTCGGTGCCTCCGCCGACTACGAGACGCTCTATCGCGAGTTCGGGATCACCGCCGAGGCCGTTGCGGCCGCCGCTCAGGAGTCGATCGCCGCAGCCGCCGGCAACGAAGCACCCGCACGCAACACACCGTCCGAGCCTGCCGAGGGCCAGCGCACCATCGGCGACGTTCCCGCATCCACCCAGGAGAAGTGA